From Luteolibacter arcticus, one genomic window encodes:
- a CDS encoding beta strand repeat-containing protein — protein MKTQFRLPLIGRRALLLTAVALPLPLWADLTWNPAGPTNNWGTDAGSTNWLPGNVPWSQNENAIFSGTPETVTVTTANTFNDITFGAGGFTIAGGAGSFNLANDQASIITVTNAADTATIAETLADNTLGLSSLTKAGAGTLVLSGANTYTGQTLVTAGTLKLGNAAALGAGGGGAETLVSSGATLDLNNQAVTNTEIFRIAGTGAGNAGALINTGADQLNSVNRLELTADATIGGTGRFDIRPGTTPRLDLAGNTLTKIDGNQVSVVGGEITSGNIVINAGIFGIETTTSTLGGTGTITVNNGGTLGVWGNTSPNVTRPIVANAGAIIGNLGNASSIDSNITLNGPVTFSGNAVQTYLGVISGAGSINKTGTSTLALGGTLAGGANTFSGATTSTGGILALDYSGSDTSKLSDSAALTLNNSTLQMTGASGSHAELVGAVTINGASAVTVSGANLATIALGNYVTNGLLNVQLGGLATTTNANNAQGYLPRTLLGGIQFAANDGAGNIIAAPGVSYVDVTNLSSGTKSIPSAAGSIVRTIEGTGTAGNILLGAATTDIRSMLHTATTATTVDFGGQTLRLAADGELISGVGSSVATLQNGSLTAGGAADTPGNVFLANSGANAPVVVAKITNNGSGAVSLSTAGNVTLGNTTVASTNDFSGGTTVTGGTLTVATPIAAGAKSGLGAGAVTVNSGGNLRIFTASTGNAQSYANNINLNDATLTSEDGVVTYGGTITLSGTNTITAVYADKNAIFSNATNSITGAGNLVTNGTSVILSGVNTYTGTTRAASGNLQFAKQTAFYNNTPASWTATNLTVNSGATATFNVGGAGEFTSANLDAIKTLGTTTSGFLKGSNLGINTTNAGGSFTYASPIANPNGGINALGVSKRGTGTLVLSGTNTHTGTTGVVQGVLEISGSLVAGSALSTAGGTTLRITGTGSLGGGSHTSAIANAGTLQHASSSNQSFAGAISGAGAFLKDTSTTSTVSFNANHTYTGATTVNAGTLTIAGQLRGSSGFNVGTGATMTVDATNLFTLDHGTAMGNTRLFTVDGGTLLFTNTGDNRIGSVTLRNGATWTSNRTLANYDYLLANNSTGASTVKVESTGGNTTPSVMNGTGGIHLQDVQNFDVANVTGTAATDLTVSMILAGPGTIGGAAGGINKIGTGTMTLSATNSYNGATTVAVGTLLVNGSTNAASAVSVSSGATLGGTGTVNGTVNVATGGTIAPGPSAVPLATGAAIIDGTYACEINGSTSDKLTVTGSLDIDGATLNVSILAAPTVSEYIIATYTGARIGTFTGLPEGATVITGYTITYATPNQIKLVSAGPNYTSWAASFSPNPGLAGVDFENDGFQNGLEFILGGSPISGSNNPKVYSFTVDTNADLAKELVMTIAVPVGTSAFSTGAPSTASFAGFGIAVQGSETLLSYPLTVTPVTPVTTNLPALTPQGGVSYEYRSFSLGGSNGLPSKGFLRVSVTNP, from the coding sequence ATGAAAACCCAATTCCGTCTCCCTCTGATCGGCCGTCGTGCCCTGCTCCTGACCGCAGTCGCGCTGCCCCTGCCCCTCTGGGCCGACCTCACTTGGAACCCAGCCGGCCCGACCAACAACTGGGGTACCGACGCCGGCAGCACCAACTGGCTGCCCGGTAACGTGCCATGGTCCCAGAATGAGAACGCCATCTTCAGTGGCACGCCCGAAACGGTGACCGTCACCACGGCGAACACGTTCAACGACATTACCTTCGGTGCCGGGGGGTTCACCATCGCCGGCGGCGCAGGCTCCTTCAATCTGGCCAATGACCAGGCCAGCATCATCACGGTGACGAACGCCGCGGACACCGCCACCATTGCCGAGACCCTCGCCGACAACACCCTGGGCCTCAGCTCGCTCACCAAGGCCGGGGCTGGCACGCTGGTCCTGAGCGGTGCCAATACCTACACCGGACAAACCCTGGTCACCGCAGGAACGCTGAAACTCGGCAACGCCGCCGCACTTGGCGCGGGCGGCGGAGGGGCGGAGACCCTCGTTTCCAGTGGTGCCACCCTCGATCTGAACAATCAGGCGGTCACCAACACCGAAATTTTCCGGATTGCAGGCACCGGCGCAGGCAATGCCGGCGCGCTGATCAATACCGGCGCGGACCAACTCAACTCGGTCAATCGCCTGGAACTCACTGCCGACGCCACCATCGGCGGCACCGGGCGCTTCGATATCCGTCCCGGCACCACGCCGAGGCTCGACCTGGCAGGCAACACCCTGACCAAGATCGACGGCAACCAAGTCTCCGTGGTCGGCGGTGAGATCACCAGTGGCAACATCGTGATCAACGCCGGTATCTTCGGCATCGAGACGACGACCTCGACCCTCGGAGGCACCGGGACCATCACCGTCAACAATGGCGGAACCCTCGGGGTGTGGGGAAACACCAGCCCGAATGTCACGCGCCCGATCGTGGCCAATGCCGGGGCCATCATTGGCAACCTGGGCAATGCCTCGTCCATCGACAGTAACATCACGCTCAACGGCCCGGTCACCTTTTCGGGCAATGCAGTCCAAACCTACCTCGGCGTCATTTCGGGGGCCGGCAGCATTAACAAGACCGGAACCTCGACCCTGGCACTCGGCGGAACCCTTGCCGGTGGCGCGAACACCTTCAGCGGCGCGACGACCTCCACCGGTGGCATCTTGGCGCTCGATTACTCGGGCAGCGACACCAGCAAGCTTTCCGACAGCGCCGCGCTGACCCTCAATAACTCGACCCTGCAAATGACCGGCGCTTCGGGCTCCCACGCGGAACTCGTCGGCGCCGTCACGATCAACGGTGCGTCGGCCGTCACGGTCAGTGGCGCGAATCTCGCCACGATCGCACTCGGCAACTACGTCACCAACGGCTTGCTGAATGTCCAACTCGGCGGTCTGGCGACGACGACAAACGCCAACAACGCCCAGGGTTATCTGCCCCGCACCTTGTTAGGAGGCATCCAATTCGCGGCCAATGACGGCGCCGGGAATATCATCGCCGCTCCAGGCGTATCCTACGTCGACGTCACCAATCTGTCCTCGGGGACGAAGAGCATCCCCTCGGCCGCGGGGTCGATCGTCCGCACCATCGAGGGAACCGGAACCGCTGGCAACATCCTGCTCGGAGCTGCGACCACGGACATCCGGTCGATGCTGCACACGGCCACCACCGCCACCACGGTCGACTTCGGAGGCCAGACGCTCCGGCTCGCTGCCGATGGCGAGCTGATCTCCGGTGTCGGCAGCTCGGTCGCCACCCTTCAAAACGGCTCGCTGACCGCAGGCGGAGCCGCCGATACACCCGGCAACGTGTTCCTCGCCAATTCAGGGGCGAACGCCCCGGTGGTGGTCGCGAAAATCACCAACAATGGCAGCGGAGCAGTCTCCCTCAGCACCGCGGGCAACGTCACACTGGGAAACACCACGGTCGCGAGCACGAATGATTTCAGCGGCGGCACCACCGTCACCGGCGGCACGCTCACCGTGGCGACGCCCATCGCCGCAGGTGCCAAATCCGGCCTCGGCGCGGGTGCAGTGACGGTGAATTCGGGCGGCAACCTGCGCATCTTCACCGCCAGTACCGGCAACGCGCAAAGCTACGCCAACAACATCAACCTGAACGATGCCACCCTGACCTCCGAGGACGGGGTGGTGACCTACGGCGGCACTATCACCCTGAGCGGAACCAATACCATCACTGCCGTCTATGCCGACAAGAACGCCATCTTCAGCAATGCCACAAACTCGATCACAGGAGCCGGTAACCTCGTAACGAACGGCACCTCGGTGATCTTGTCCGGTGTCAACACCTACACCGGCACCACCCGTGCGGCGAGCGGCAACCTGCAGTTCGCAAAGCAGACGGCGTTTTACAATAACACTCCGGCGAGCTGGACCGCCACCAACCTGACGGTCAATTCCGGTGCGACCGCGACCTTCAATGTCGGCGGCGCAGGGGAGTTCACCTCGGCGAATCTCGATGCCATCAAGACACTGGGCACGACCACCAGCGGCTTCCTGAAAGGCTCGAACCTCGGGATCAACACCACGAACGCGGGTGGCTCATTCACCTACGCCTCGCCCATCGCCAATCCCAACGGCGGCATCAACGCGCTCGGCGTGAGCAAGCGAGGCACAGGCACGCTGGTGCTTTCCGGCACCAACACCCACACCGGCACCACTGGAGTCGTCCAGGGAGTGCTGGAAATCAGCGGAAGCCTGGTAGCCGGAAGCGCCCTCTCGACCGCCGGCGGTACGACCCTGCGGATCACCGGCACGGGCAGCCTCGGCGGCGGATCGCACACCAGCGCGATCGCCAACGCCGGCACCTTGCAGCACGCCTCCAGCAGCAACCAGAGCTTCGCCGGAGCCATCAGCGGTGCGGGAGCCTTCCTAAAGGACACCAGCACCACCAGCACCGTGAGCTTCAATGCCAACCACACCTACACCGGTGCCACCACGGTGAACGCCGGCACACTCACCATCGCCGGCCAGCTCCGGGGATCGTCGGGCTTCAACGTTGGCACCGGCGCGACGATGACGGTGGACGCCACCAACCTGTTCACCCTCGACCACGGCACGGCGATGGGCAACACGCGCCTGTTCACGGTGGACGGTGGCACGCTGTTGTTCACCAACACCGGGGACAACCGGATTGGCAGCGTCACGCTGCGAAACGGCGCGACTTGGACCTCCAACCGCACCCTCGCTAACTATGACTATCTCCTGGCGAACAACTCGACGGGAGCTTCGACGGTCAAGGTCGAGAGCACCGGAGGCAATACCACGCCGTCAGTGATGAACGGCACCGGCGGCATCCACCTCCAGGATGTCCAGAACTTCGACGTGGCCAATGTCACCGGGACCGCAGCCACCGACCTGACGGTCAGCATGATCCTGGCGGGTCCGGGCACCATCGGGGGTGCTGCGGGAGGCATCAACAAGATCGGTACCGGCACCATGACACTGAGCGCCACCAACAGCTACAACGGTGCGACCACCGTCGCGGTCGGGACGCTCCTGGTCAATGGCTCCACCAATGCGGCCAGCGCCGTCAGCGTTTCGTCCGGCGCGACTCTCGGAGGCACCGGAACTGTCAATGGCACGGTCAACGTGGCCACCGGCGGCACAATCGCCCCCGGCCCTTCCGCGGTCCCGCTGGCCACCGGCGCGGCCATCATCGACGGCACCTACGCCTGCGAGATCAATGGCAGCACCTCCGACAAGCTCACCGTCACCGGCAGCCTCGATATCGATGGAGCCACGCTGAACGTCTCGATCCTCGCTGCCCCCACGGTGTCGGAATACATCATCGCCACCTACACCGGTGCCCGCATCGGCACCTTCACCGGCCTGCCGGAAGGAGCGACGGTCATCACCGGCTACACCATCACCTACGCCACCCCCAACCAGATCAAGCTGGTCTCCGCCGGGCCGAACTACACCTCGTGGGCCGCGAGCTTCTCGCCGAACCCCGGCCTGGCAGGTGTGGACTTCGAAAACGACGGCTTCCAGAACGGCCTCGAGTTCATCCTCGGCGGCTCGCCCATCAGCGGGTCGAACAATCCGAAGGTCTATTCCTTCACCGTGGATACCAACGCCGACCTCGCCAAGGAGCTGGTCATGACCATCGCGGTTCCGGTGGGCACTTCCGCCTTCAGCACCGGAGCGCCCTCCACCGCCAGCTTTGCCGGCTTCGGCATCGCCGTACAGGGCAGCGAGACCTTGTTGTCTTATCCATTGACCGTGACCCCGGTCACTCCGGTGACCACCAACCTGCCGGCACTCACCCCGCAAGGTGGCGTCAGCTACGAATACCGCTCGTTCAGCCTCGGCGGATCGAACGGCCTGCCAAGCAAGGGATTCCTGCGGGTGAGCGTCACCAATCCGTAA
- the secG gene encoding preprotein translocase subunit SecG — translation MTVLATLLDISINLLLFVFVVVCLLMSMIILMQRPKNEGLGAAFGSNTTDQLFGARTTNVLQKATVYLSSLFFVITLTLAVLMTKRNGSQLSLQAAVVPPAEEKVEEKPASIAEEAGEKALEPEAVTPPVQVPAETPATTPAETTPEPKPEDAPKPETTPAEETTPPAEETKPAEETKPAEEP, via the coding sequence ATGACCGTTTTGGCCACCCTTCTCGACATCAGCATCAATCTGCTGCTGTTCGTCTTCGTCGTCGTCTGCCTCTTGATGAGCATGATCATCCTGATGCAGCGCCCGAAGAATGAAGGCCTCGGAGCGGCGTTCGGTTCGAACACGACCGACCAGCTTTTCGGTGCCCGCACCACCAATGTCCTGCAGAAGGCCACGGTCTATCTTTCCAGCCTGTTTTTCGTGATCACGCTCACGCTGGCCGTGCTGATGACGAAGCGCAACGGCAGCCAACTGAGCCTTCAGGCCGCGGTGGTGCCGCCGGCAGAAGAGAAGGTTGAAGAAAAGCCGGCCTCGATCGCCGAAGAGGCGGGCGAAAAGGCGCTGGAGCCCGAAGCCGTGACGCCGCCGGTACAAGTGCCGGCCGAGACTCCGGCGACCACGCCGGCTGAGACGACTCCGGAACCCAAGCCCGAGGATGCCCCCAAGCCGGAAACCACCCCGGCTGAGGAAACCACGCCGCCTGCCGAAGAGACCAAGCCAGCGGAGGAAACGAAACCCGCTGAGGAGCCCTGA
- a CDS encoding beta strand repeat-containing protein: MKPNLFSRSGGRLALLLTAAALPAPVFAALTWNSAGPTGNWSTAVGNENWNPGPVVWTPNEDAIFDLAAETVTVTEANTIFDDITFGITGFTLANDAMGSLTLSNDFASTITVTNLADTATIAESLANNGVTASSLTKAGAGTLVLSGTNGYTGGTNVSGGTLSIAGSANLGAGTLTFNGGNLTLTGTAQTLAQAVTLTSPALITTPVANTITTFSGLLSGAGALSVTGSGALAFTNTGSTYSGGVTLNNSVRLQIGTNAAALGGGAGTVTVNGTSTPTSGSGSQVYASGAVTLAKNFIISGSGGNSVDSVQRGAIRLDTGAIVSGNITLSANASIGSNTGGGTVSGVISGTGFALTKVDGNTLTLTANNTYTGGTTVHAGALTLGGAAGTGVGRIRGTVTVNSGTTLNLTAVNALGYTTGVKVDTVNLSGTLDNTAAGDNGWGVTYNLTGGTLRSNGGTSSATATQLFAFGSDVGAGGTVVNSLASATTSTVAGRINIRQNNPGNAVAFTVADGAAATDLLVSAAITQASAGYGITKNDAGLMSLTGASSFTGATTVNGGTLLLGSTGTLPSSAITVNSTGSFISSTAGKTFAALTANNGSTLGLAAQTGATTTVTGALTLTTGGNTTIALQDLDANSQTIGTVYDLVTAGSIAGTGSTTLSPNTSFGPTRVTGTTAVAGNKLQLTITGAGANLIWNNASAAGVDTGTWDLNTTANFNNGGSNDVFKVFDAVTFDDSLLSGSPKTVNLTGTLAPAKVTVNNSAGDYTLTSTGTLSGGGSLVKSGTSKLTLTANHTNTGTTTVNGGTLQVGANTPVNVGSLGTGAVSIASGSTVNIRRSDGLTFSNAFSGAGNLTFTGTNNGSGENTQTSHAISGNNSGFSGTMTAEASRLALDSVNDVGTANLVTGTNGQFFITAGTYANNFTIAGDGWGEGAGQLGAIRLSNSSISGTITLAGNSRISTHSGTGAISGPIVGSGFGVTFGTLDPASAQATNLTLSGASTYTGATTIGHNLVSTANITLTGSLGATAVTVNPNSSLNGGGSIATGGSLTFGAGATGLGVNAALANPLTVGGNVNFNGAAGQVSVTVTPGSRIVPGSPFTLLSFTGTTDAVPADFTLVNPANFRAGTFAVTANAVTLDLATKALTWTGTGGLNWAIGGAITNWNDTTPAPSTFFTGDGVTFDDTAGAANGTVTLVGALVPLGLVVNNTATVPYTFTGTGTIGGATSLVKQGVGALTIISAQPTYTGGTTVNGGSIIVDSNNTASRLPNGGSLVINNTGTLVARGTNPLPQSGNALNTTVNAGGTLRFITGTSIAFPTATQSHGHLGNLTLNGGTVDLTYAGAGNAYNDESFQLVGNVTVGGAAASTIQSSEAAALQGMALVGVRTFTVADATGSAAADLTISAEVENSDSNNGALIKAGVGTMSLIAANSYTAGTTVNAGTLLVTNTTNSGTGTGAVTVNTGGTLGGTGAFTGALTVNAGGTVAPGTSAGDLAVGATVIAGTYACEVNGATEDTLVVTGALNITGATLNVSAIGDGATAGEYIIATYTGALTGTFSGLAEGATVLPGYTITYATAGQIKLVTGGPSYSSWAASFSPNPGLANVDFENDGFENGTEFILGGSPISGSNNPKIYSFAVDTNADLAKELVMTIAVPVGTPAFSTGAPSTSSFAGFGIAVQGSMTLASYPLTVTPVTPVTTNLPTLTPQGGVSYEYRSFSLGGSNGLPSKGFLRVSVTNP, translated from the coding sequence ATGAAACCCAATCTCTTCTCCCGCTCGGGCGGCCGTCTCGCCCTGTTGCTCACCGCCGCGGCGCTCCCTGCCCCCGTCTTTGCGGCCCTTACCTGGAACTCCGCCGGTCCCACCGGCAATTGGAGCACCGCCGTCGGCAACGAAAACTGGAACCCGGGTCCCGTCGTCTGGACCCCGAACGAAGACGCGATCTTCGACCTCGCCGCCGAAACGGTCACCGTGACCGAGGCGAACACCATCTTCGATGACATCACGTTTGGCATCACCGGCTTCACGCTCGCCAACGACGCCATGGGATCGCTGACCCTCTCGAACGACTTCGCAAGCACCATCACGGTGACCAATCTCGCCGACACCGCCACGATCGCGGAATCCTTGGCAAACAATGGCGTCACCGCCAGTTCGCTCACCAAGGCCGGCGCGGGCACACTGGTCCTCTCCGGTACCAATGGCTACACCGGCGGCACGAATGTTTCCGGCGGCACGCTTTCCATCGCCGGTTCGGCCAACTTGGGAGCCGGGACCCTCACCTTCAATGGCGGCAACCTGACGCTTACCGGCACTGCGCAGACGCTGGCCCAAGCCGTCACCCTGACTTCCCCAGCGCTCATCACGACGCCGGTCGCGAACACGATCACCACTTTCTCGGGGCTGCTCTCAGGGGCTGGCGCTCTCTCCGTGACGGGTAGCGGTGCTTTGGCATTTACCAATACCGGCAGCACCTATTCCGGAGGCGTGACGCTCAATAACTCCGTGCGTCTGCAAATCGGCACCAATGCCGCCGCGCTGGGCGGAGGTGCCGGCACGGTCACGGTAAACGGGACCAGCACGCCGACCTCCGGCAGCGGCTCCCAAGTCTATGCTTCCGGTGCCGTGACCCTCGCCAAAAACTTCATCATCTCCGGCTCGGGTGGCAATTCCGTGGATAGCGTCCAGCGCGGAGCCATCCGCCTCGACACCGGCGCGATCGTCTCGGGTAACATCACGCTCTCGGCGAATGCGTCGATCGGCTCCAACACCGGTGGTGGCACGGTTTCCGGCGTGATCTCCGGCACCGGCTTCGCCCTCACCAAGGTGGATGGCAACACCCTGACGCTGACTGCAAACAACACCTACACGGGAGGCACCACCGTCCACGCCGGGGCGCTCACTCTCGGCGGCGCAGCCGGCACGGGAGTTGGCAGGATCCGCGGAACGGTCACGGTCAATTCCGGGACGACGCTTAACCTGACCGCCGTCAACGCGCTTGGCTACACCACCGGCGTCAAGGTCGACACGGTCAATCTGTCGGGCACGCTCGACAACACCGCGGCGGGCGACAATGGCTGGGGCGTCACCTATAATCTCACCGGCGGCACCCTGCGATCCAACGGGGGAACGTCCAGCGCGACGGCAACCCAGTTGTTTGCCTTTGGCAGCGACGTGGGGGCCGGCGGCACCGTGGTGAACAGCCTGGCCTCGGCAACCACCTCCACCGTCGCAGGCCGGATCAATATCCGCCAAAATAATCCGGGCAACGCGGTTGCCTTCACCGTGGCGGACGGGGCGGCAGCCACCGACCTGCTGGTCAGCGCCGCCATCACCCAAGCTTCAGCAGGCTACGGCATCACCAAGAACGACGCGGGCCTGATGTCGCTGACCGGGGCTTCCAGCTTCACCGGCGCGACCACCGTGAATGGCGGCACGCTTCTCCTCGGCAGCACCGGCACCCTGCCAAGCTCGGCGATCACCGTGAACAGCACGGGCTCGTTCATTTCTTCGACCGCAGGAAAAACCTTCGCCGCGCTCACCGCGAACAACGGCTCCACCTTGGGCCTGGCCGCGCAGACAGGCGCGACGACCACGGTCACCGGTGCCCTGACGCTGACCACCGGCGGCAATACCACCATCGCCCTCCAGGATCTCGACGCCAACTCCCAGACCATCGGCACGGTCTATGACCTGGTGACGGCTGGCAGCATCGCCGGCACGGGGAGCACCACCCTGTCGCCGAATACATCCTTCGGTCCGACACGGGTGACCGGTACCACCGCGGTCGCCGGAAACAAGCTCCAGCTCACCATCACCGGAGCCGGGGCAAATCTGATCTGGAACAATGCCTCGGCCGCAGGCGTGGACACGGGCACTTGGGATCTCAATACCACCGCCAACTTCAACAACGGTGGCTCGAACGACGTCTTCAAGGTCTTCGACGCGGTGACTTTCGATGATAGCCTGCTCAGTGGCAGCCCGAAAACGGTGAACCTCACCGGGACCCTCGCTCCGGCGAAAGTCACCGTGAACAATTCCGCAGGCGACTACACCCTCACCTCCACCGGCACGCTTTCCGGCGGCGGCTCGCTGGTGAAATCCGGCACGTCCAAGCTGACACTGACCGCCAACCACACCAACACCGGCACCACCACGGTCAACGGCGGCACCTTGCAGGTCGGCGCGAACACGCCCGTCAACGTGGGCTCGCTCGGCACCGGCGCGGTCAGCATCGCCAGCGGCAGCACCGTGAATATCCGCCGCTCGGACGGCTTGACGTTCTCCAACGCCTTCAGCGGCGCGGGTAACCTCACCTTCACCGGCACCAACAACGGCTCCGGGGAGAACACTCAAACCAGCCACGCGATCAGCGGCAACAACAGCGGCTTCAGCGGCACGATGACCGCAGAGGCCAGCCGTCTCGCGTTGGACAGCGTCAACGACGTCGGCACCGCCAACCTCGTCACCGGCACCAACGGCCAGTTCTTCATCACCGCCGGCACCTACGCGAACAACTTCACCATCGCCGGCGACGGCTGGGGCGAAGGGGCCGGCCAGCTTGGCGCCATTCGCCTCAGCAACAGCAGCATCTCGGGAACCATCACCCTGGCTGGTAATTCGCGGATCTCCACCCACAGTGGCACGGGTGCCATCTCCGGCCCCATCGTCGGCAGCGGCTTCGGCGTGACCTTCGGCACCCTCGATCCGGCCTCCGCACAAGCCACCAACCTCACCTTGAGCGGCGCGAGCACCTACACCGGGGCCACCACCATCGGCCACAACTTGGTCAGCACCGCCAACATCACACTCACCGGCAGCCTCGGCGCCACGGCGGTGACGGTGAATCCCAACTCGTCGCTGAACGGCGGCGGCAGTATCGCCACTGGCGGTTCCCTGACCTTCGGCGCGGGCGCGACCGGTCTCGGCGTCAATGCCGCCCTGGCCAACCCGCTCACCGTAGGCGGCAACGTCAACTTCAATGGCGCTGCGGGACAAGTAAGCGTCACGGTGACCCCCGGCTCGCGCATCGTGCCGGGCTCTCCGTTCACACTGCTGAGCTTCACGGGAACCACCGATGCGGTGCCCGCTGACTTCACCCTGGTCAACCCCGCCAACTTCCGCGCCGGCACGTTCGCCGTCACCGCCAATGCGGTGACCCTCGATCTCGCGACGAAAGCCCTCACCTGGACCGGCACTGGCGGCCTGAACTGGGCGATCGGCGGCGCGATCACCAACTGGAATGACACCACTCCCGCCCCTTCCACCTTCTTCACCGGTGATGGGGTCACCTTCGATGACACCGCAGGTGCGGCCAACGGGACCGTCACCCTCGTCGGAGCACTGGTGCCGCTGGGGCTCGTCGTGAACAACACCGCGACCGTGCCCTACACCTTCACCGGTACCGGCACGATCGGCGGCGCAACGAGTCTGGTGAAACAAGGTGTTGGCGCGCTCACTATCATCTCCGCTCAACCCACCTACACTGGCGGCACCACGGTGAACGGCGGCAGCATCATCGTTGACAGCAACAACACCGCCAGTCGCCTGCCCAACGGCGGTTCGCTGGTGATCAACAACACCGGCACCTTGGTGGCCCGGGGCACCAACCCGCTGCCGCAAAGCGGGAATGCGCTCAACACGACGGTGAACGCCGGCGGAACCCTGCGCTTCATCACGGGCACCAGTATCGCGTTCCCTACCGCCACGCAAAGCCACGGCCATCTCGGCAACCTCACGCTCAACGGCGGTACCGTGGATCTAACCTATGCCGGTGCCGGTAACGCCTACAACGATGAGAGCTTCCAACTCGTCGGCAACGTCACCGTCGGCGGGGCAGCGGCCTCCACCATTCAATCCAGCGAGGCCGCGGCCCTCCAAGGCATGGCCCTGGTAGGTGTCCGCACCTTCACGGTGGCCGATGCCACCGGCAGCGCGGCAGCCGACCTGACCATCAGCGCGGAGGTGGAAAACTCCGATAGCAACAACGGCGCCCTCATCAAAGCCGGTGTCGGCACCATGTCACTGATTGCCGCTAACAGCTATACCGCCGGCACCACCGTGAACGCCGGTACCTTGCTGGTGACCAACACCACCAACTCCGGCACCGGAACCGGGGCAGTCACCGTCAACACCGGCGGCACCCTCGGCGGCACCGGTGCCTTCACCGGTGCGCTCACCGTCAATGCCGGCGGCACTGTCGCTCCTGGCACCTCCGCTGGCGATCTCGCCGTCGGGGCCACCGTCATCGCCGGCACCTATGCCTGCGAGGTCAACGGAGCCACCGAGGACACGCTGGTCGTTACTGGGGCCCTCAACATCACCGGAGCCACCCTCAATGTCAGCGCCATCGGGGACGGAGCCACCGCGGGCGAATACATCATCGCCACCTACACCGGTGCCCTCACCGGCACCTTCAGCGGGCTGGCCGAGGGTGCGACCGTCCTGCCGGGCTACACCATCACCTACGCCACCGCGGGTCAGATCAAGCTCGTCACCGGAGGTCCTTCCTACTCGTCATGGGCAGCCAGCTTCTCGCCGAACCCCGGCCTTGCGAACGTGGACTTCGAAAACGACGGCTTCGAAAACGGCACCGAATTCATCCTCGGCGGCTCGCCCATCAGCGGGTCGAATAATCCGAAGATCTATTCCTTCGCCGTGGACACCAACGCCGACCTCGCCAAGGAGCTGGTCATGACCATCGCGGTTCCCGTGGGCACCCCCGCCTTCAGCACCGGGGCGCCTTCGACCTCCAGCTTCGCCGGCTTCGGCATCGCCGTACAGGGGAGCATGACCTTGGCATCCTACCCGTTGACCGTGACCCCCGTCACCCCGGTGACCACCAACCTGCCGACCCTCACCCCGCAAGGCGGCGTCAGCTACGAATACCGCTCGTTCAGCCTCGGCGGATCGAACGGCCTGCCAAGCAAGGGCTTCCTGCGGGTCAGCGTCACCAATCCATAA
- the ruvA gene encoding Holliday junction branch migration protein RuvA, whose translation MIARLRGKVLEAYPNRLVVDVNGVGYEVHVPLSTFDRLHPSEGSPVDLRTHLHIRETAHTLYGFATEEERDLFLLLIDRVSGIGPAIAMAILSGMPAGRFKACVANGDTAELSKIKGLGKKTAERIVLELKDKVGVADTWQEVASGQMAPATADAELALMALGYKQVESRKAIRQVLDVLPGASVEEMIRGALRSMQ comes from the coding sequence ATGATCGCACGGCTGCGTGGCAAGGTGCTGGAAGCCTATCCCAACCGCTTGGTGGTGGATGTGAATGGCGTGGGCTACGAGGTCCACGTGCCGCTCTCGACCTTCGACCGGCTGCACCCTTCGGAGGGTTCGCCGGTCGATCTGCGGACTCACCTGCACATCCGCGAAACGGCCCACACCCTCTACGGCTTCGCCACGGAGGAGGAGCGGGACCTGTTCCTGCTGCTGATCGACCGCGTCAGCGGGATCGGCCCGGCGATCGCCATGGCCATCCTCAGCGGCATGCCCGCCGGCCGCTTCAAGGCCTGCGTGGCCAATGGCGACACCGCCGAACTTTCGAAGATCAAGGGCCTCGGGAAAAAAACCGCCGAGCGGATCGTGCTGGAACTCAAGGACAAGGTCGGCGTGGCCGATACCTGGCAGGAGGTCGCCAGCGGCCAGATGGCCCCGGCCACCGCCGATGCCGAGTTGGCGCTGATGGCGCTCGGTTACAAGCAGGTCGAGTCCCGCAAGGCGATCCGCCAGGTGCTCGACGTGCTCCCCGGCGCCTCGGTCGAAGAAATGATCCGCGGTGCGCTGCGGTCGATGCAATGA